Proteins encoded in a region of the Paenibacillus wynnii genome:
- a CDS encoding GtrA family protein, which produces MSDKSLRVGVIQFLKFNAVGVLNTLVDFAIFTLLHSIGMVYGVAQVISYSAGTANSFILNKKVTFRDRERSSTDGFDRKQLLRFILLNLVVLGISLLLMNLLTDKFGVQVLMAKVMVTFVTVVINFFGSRKWVF; this is translated from the coding sequence ATGTCCGATAAAAGCCTGCGTGTCGGAGTCATTCAATTTCTAAAATTCAACGCAGTTGGCGTTCTTAACACATTGGTTGATTTTGCGATATTTACATTATTACATTCCATTGGGATGGTATATGGTGTGGCTCAAGTCATCTCCTACAGTGCAGGTACTGCCAATAGCTTTATTCTTAATAAAAAGGTGACCTTCCGAGACCGGGAGCGTAGCAGCACAGATGGCTTTGACCGCAAGCAGCTATTGAGATTTATTCTACTTAATCTGGTAGTGCTGGGTATCTCCCTGCTGTTAATGAACCTTTTGACTGACAAATTCGGGGTTCAAGTATTAATGGCTAAGGTTATGGTCACCTTTGTAACGGTTGTCATCAATTTTTTTGGCAGCCGAAAATGGGTTTTTTGA
- a CDS encoding class D sortase, producing the protein MRKFSYLLILCGILVILYPKANEWFNDWQQNRLVNEAEQSYRDSETPSNDAELQSRYAKVTQLLAEESTLDEQAQTEGDNSAQAQQEVGGDVIALIEINKIDLKLPVLEGATKANMKHAAAHMKETTPLGEIGNSAIAAHRARKTGRLFNRLNEVGIGDIITVKTKNQDYNYEVYDISIVEPTDVSVLKGNNKDSILTLITCDPLVNPTHRLIIHAKLP; encoded by the coding sequence ATGCGAAAGTTTTCCTACCTGCTGATACTATGCGGTATTTTGGTCATACTGTATCCGAAAGCTAATGAGTGGTTTAACGATTGGCAGCAGAATCGGCTGGTAAATGAAGCGGAACAGAGTTACAGAGATAGTGAGACTCCTTCTAATGATGCTGAGCTACAAAGCAGATATGCTAAGGTTACTCAGCTGCTTGCTGAGGAATCCACGTTGGACGAGCAAGCTCAGACAGAAGGGGACAACTCTGCTCAGGCTCAGCAGGAGGTTGGCGGAGATGTGATTGCACTCATCGAGATAAATAAGATAGACCTGAAGCTTCCTGTGCTTGAAGGAGCTACGAAAGCGAATATGAAGCATGCAGCAGCACATATGAAAGAAACAACACCCCTAGGTGAGATTGGTAATTCAGCAATTGCTGCTCATAGAGCCAGAAAGACAGGAAGATTGTTCAACAGATTAAATGAAGTGGGTATAGGTGACATTATTACGGTAAAGACCAAGAACCAAGACTATAATTATGAAGTTTATGATATTTCTATCGTGGAGCCAACGGACGTTTCTGTTCTTAAGGGCAATAACAAGGACTCGATCCTTACACTTATTACTTGTGATCCGCTGGTCAATCCGACGCACCGTCTTATAATTCATGCCAAGTTACCCTGA
- a CDS encoding glycosyltransferase family 39 protein → MWSSLIGGYNYCRNNPWLVVLFLSGAAIRILYIGSIPGGLNQDEASIGYDAFAILHYGIDRNGIHLPIHLISWGSGQNALYAYLSMPFILVFGLTPFSVRAVSLLMGLLGMIVFYLFSKALFKSKSAGLAAMFLIAINPWHIMMSRWALESNVLPTLILIAAYCALKSFQSPKWSYGFTVIAALSLYAYGTAYFFIPVFALAVAAFLLYNRMLTLRTAVWNVVLFVLLALPILLFIIINHWKLQSIVTLLFSIPKLTTPRVEEISSLFGGHLWAAAGANFRNFISLIVSGTDGLPWNAISPYGYAYPIALPFAVVGLILMLQSLWNKERASGPPFLILLWLIVSVLMSLITDVNINRINVIFYPLLFLIVEGFLGLARKVKAAGVASTALFSIFFVLFATAYFRDYPQRIGPAFYESFGEAVQYASIESKGKIYVTDQVNMPYIHVLFYEKVNPHDFIKTVKYMNPGHAFQKVSSFGRYVFGRPDITSKEKAAYIIWNGELQSLPAESEHFSITKFTNYTVLIPEG, encoded by the coding sequence TTGTGGAGTAGTTTAATAGGTGGGTACAACTACTGCAGAAACAATCCGTGGCTGGTAGTTTTGTTTCTATCGGGAGCTGCAATTCGCATTCTTTACATAGGGTCGATTCCCGGAGGTCTGAATCAGGACGAAGCATCCATAGGTTATGATGCATTTGCTATTCTACATTACGGGATAGATCGGAACGGAATTCACTTGCCGATTCATCTTATTTCATGGGGGAGCGGCCAAAATGCCCTTTATGCCTATTTGTCCATGCCCTTTATTCTAGTTTTTGGCTTAACTCCATTTTCAGTGCGGGCAGTCAGCTTGTTGATGGGCCTGTTGGGCATGATCGTATTTTATCTTTTTTCAAAAGCTTTGTTTAAATCCAAGTCCGCAGGCCTAGCTGCCATGTTCCTTATCGCTATTAATCCATGGCATATTATGATGTCAAGATGGGCGTTGGAATCCAATGTATTACCGACCCTTATTTTAATTGCAGCTTATTGTGCATTAAAGTCATTCCAATCCCCGAAATGGTCTTATGGCTTTACCGTCATAGCAGCGCTTTCGCTGTATGCGTATGGGACTGCCTATTTTTTCATACCTGTATTTGCCTTGGCCGTAGCAGCATTTCTTCTATATAACAGGATGCTGACACTCCGAACAGCGGTCTGGAATGTTGTGTTGTTTGTACTGTTGGCACTACCTATTCTATTATTTATTATAATCAACCACTGGAAACTCCAGAGCATAGTAACACTGCTCTTTTCAATACCGAAGCTGACGACACCGCGTGTTGAGGAAATTTCCTCTCTATTCGGTGGACATTTATGGGCGGCTGCCGGTGCAAATTTCCGAAACTTTATAAGTTTAATTGTCAGTGGAACGGATGGACTGCCCTGGAATGCGATTAGTCCCTATGGATACGCTTATCCTATTGCATTACCTTTTGCTGTTGTGGGTCTGATCCTAATGCTGCAATCCTTATGGAATAAAGAACGTGCATCGGGGCCTCCCTTTTTAATTCTGCTATGGCTTATCGTATCTGTTCTAATGTCGCTCATCACGGATGTAAATATTAATCGGATTAACGTTATTTTTTATCCTTTGCTATTCTTAATTGTTGAAGGATTTTTAGGGCTTGCCCGCAAGGTAAAAGCTGCAGGAGTCGCTTCAACTGCCTTGTTCAGTATATTCTTTGTTCTGTTCGCTACGGCATACTTCCGCGACTATCCTCAGAGAATTGGCCCAGCTTTTTATGAATCGTTCGGTGAGGCTGTACAATATGCTTCTATAGAGAGTAAAGGTAAGATCTACGTTACAGATCAGGTAAACATGCCTTATATTCATGTGCTTTTTTATGAGAAAGTTAATCCTCATGACTTTATAAAGACTGTTAAATACATGAATCCCGGTCATGCATTTCAGAAGGTATCTTCATTTGGGAGATATGTTTTTGGTCGGCCGGACATAACCTCGAAGGAGAAGGCAGCGTATATCATTTGGAACGGAGAGTTGCAGTCTCTTCCGGCGGAGAGCGAGCATTTTTCCATTACGAAATTCACGAATTATACTGTGCTAATTCCAGAAGGATGA
- a CDS encoding glycosyltransferase family 39 protein → MITTNKRITALVLFLLLLFVFPVSGAFAAGNLVQNPGFEEGDSNSPSNWTRDAWIAGDDSGQISVQSEEVHSGSKAAMIENLEPNHLKWIQDIKAQSGSYYKISGWVKVVSTEGDGTGANILPVGIGSGYPSVVDTAGDWQYLEFFGQTGPEQTEFGIGASLGGYSSLIKGKAYFDDLSVELLEAAPVGKDIISLDSGAAAQDASSQDPAAAPHKISPAKLLLISSLFTIMFVYFYNRAFRSKGLLDQPEVIYQRWLVVAMGAALILRIWIGITAQGYENDMNTFIAWGQRMLDLGPGNFYQKGYFADYPPGYLYVLYLLSFIKGVFGFAHGSAGETLLFKLPAILSDLVLGYLIFRIGRKKIGSGLAVGLMLLFLFNPAVLINSAAWGQADSFFLIFLLMSIRGAVDKAFVRSAIFFALAVLIKPQALIFTPVLLFAFYHHRAWKQLAVGALYGMGTFILLAVPFFWNNGGLGGIIRLYKSTLSSYPYSSVNAFNLYALTDPLWSSLDTTWLGITYRIWGFIFILVAVAVAVLFSFAKERLDLSKSYYIGMVLIVVVFVLGTKMHERYLFPVVILCLFSFIESRDRRFLTLFLGFSLTQYINVGYTLAHLNAGNNPGSDGIVLITAITNLGLLLYMLYIGYHVYIRKEPKLLLPQYTAAEKTAEDLSIIEDIRPFAENGRGSRFKLQRKDWIGIILITAIYAALALFHLGSTKSPETLWEPSAKGESFYIDLGESKQLERVNIFGGVGTGKFQLEFSQTPDTWSTPLDVNEDVGNVFVWKSQPLNVAARYMKLTVNSPGFALHEMALYAQGGGRTPLPITSVVPDAQVVSKQGSPTHLFDEQSLIPAYSGFMNGTYFDEIYHARTAYEYTHGIVPYENTHPPLGKLLIAIGMELFGVNPFGWRIIGTLFGIAMLPLIYIMALRLFGKSRYAVLAAGLFALDFMHFTQTRISTIDVYGVFFIMLMFYFMQRYFTMNFYLVPLRKTLVPLFWSGLFFGIGVASKWIVLYGGAGLAIMLALVLFERHKQYRAAKRVLVEGKLSDQELKHASQGAVKVFWKNTTLTLLSCIVFFVLIPVLVYSLSFIPVLTPTTEGYTLKGLVDAQKNMYNYHSQLVATHPFASSWWQWPFMKRPVWFYSGGEGLPAGKVTSIVTLGNPLIWWVGIFAVLGALWLSIKRKDKSLYMIWIAFFSQFVPWMLVPRETFLYHYFAMVPFLILSLVYMMKLLDGKHPKSRYIRYIFMGLAVLLFIAFYPVLSGMEVNGDYVKYFLRWFPTWVF, encoded by the coding sequence ATGATAACTACTAATAAACGCATAACTGCATTGGTTCTGTTCCTGCTGCTTTTATTCGTTTTCCCAGTTTCTGGTGCCTTTGCAGCAGGGAATCTTGTGCAGAATCCTGGCTTTGAAGAAGGGGATTCGAATTCTCCCTCCAACTGGACAAGGGATGCATGGATTGCAGGAGACGACTCCGGGCAGATCTCTGTTCAATCAGAGGAGGTCCATTCCGGCAGCAAGGCGGCTATGATTGAGAATTTGGAACCGAATCACTTGAAATGGATACAGGATATTAAGGCTCAGTCTGGAAGTTATTATAAAATATCCGGATGGGTCAAGGTAGTAAGCACCGAAGGTGATGGAACGGGTGCGAATATTCTCCCTGTAGGGATCGGAAGCGGGTATCCGAGCGTTGTAGATACTGCTGGGGACTGGCAATATCTTGAGTTTTTCGGCCAAACCGGGCCCGAGCAAACGGAGTTTGGGATAGGTGCCAGCCTTGGAGGGTATTCCAGCTTGATCAAAGGCAAAGCCTATTTTGATGATTTATCCGTAGAACTTTTAGAGGCTGCTCCTGTCGGAAAGGACATTATTTCATTGGATAGCGGGGCCGCAGCTCAGGACGCAAGCAGCCAAGATCCGGCGGCAGCTCCCCATAAAATATCACCGGCGAAGCTGCTGTTAATCTCATCGCTTTTTACAATTATGTTTGTTTATTTCTATAATAGAGCTTTCCGCAGTAAAGGACTTTTGGATCAACCCGAAGTCATCTATCAAAGATGGTTGGTTGTGGCCATGGGAGCCGCCCTTATCCTGCGAATATGGATTGGTATAACCGCGCAAGGATACGAGAACGACATGAATACCTTTATTGCCTGGGGTCAACGCATGCTGGATTTGGGTCCAGGAAACTTCTATCAAAAGGGTTATTTTGCAGACTATCCCCCGGGGTATTTATATGTATTGTATTTACTTAGTTTCATTAAAGGTGTATTCGGTTTTGCACACGGTTCGGCGGGTGAGACCCTTCTTTTCAAGCTGCCGGCAATCCTTTCTGACCTCGTGCTTGGATATTTGATATTTAGAATAGGGCGTAAGAAAATAGGTTCAGGCTTGGCTGTGGGTTTGATGCTCCTCTTCTTATTTAATCCTGCCGTGCTTATTAATTCAGCGGCTTGGGGTCAAGCGGATTCCTTTTTCCTGATATTTCTGCTCATGAGTATTAGGGGGGCTGTTGATAAAGCTTTCGTTCGATCAGCGATATTCTTTGCACTGGCGGTATTAATTAAGCCGCAGGCGCTTATATTCACACCGGTTCTACTGTTTGCCTTTTATCATCACCGTGCATGGAAGCAGCTTGCCGTTGGGGCATTATATGGTATGGGCACTTTTATCCTGCTTGCAGTTCCTTTCTTCTGGAATAACGGCGGTTTGGGCGGCATTATCCGTCTTTACAAAAGCACTCTATCGTCCTATCCGTATTCTTCGGTTAATGCCTTTAACCTGTATGCGCTGACCGATCCCTTATGGTCGTCACTGGATACAACTTGGCTGGGAATCACCTATCGTATTTGGGGATTTATCTTTATATTGGTTGCTGTCGCCGTTGCAGTCCTTTTCTCCTTTGCCAAAGAGCGTCTCGATCTATCCAAGTCCTACTATATAGGAATGGTCCTGATTGTTGTTGTGTTTGTACTTGGAACCAAAATGCATGAACGTTATCTTTTCCCGGTTGTAATTCTGTGTCTATTCAGTTTTATTGAAAGCCGTGACCGACGTTTCCTGACCTTGTTCCTGGGGTTCAGCTTGACTCAATATATTAATGTAGGTTACACGCTTGCCCATCTGAACGCAGGTAATAATCCCGGTTCGGATGGAATTGTGCTGATCACAGCGATTACGAATCTTGGGCTTCTGTTATATATGCTCTATATTGGTTACCATGTGTATATACGCAAAGAGCCCAAACTCCTTCTTCCCCAATATACAGCCGCGGAGAAAACTGCCGAGGATTTGAGTATTATTGAAGATATACGTCCATTTGCAGAAAACGGACGCGGATCGAGGTTCAAGCTTCAACGTAAGGACTGGATAGGGATTATTCTGATTACAGCTATATATGCGGCGCTTGCCCTTTTCCATTTAGGCTCCACCAAGTCCCCGGAAACGTTATGGGAACCATCAGCCAAAGGTGAGAGTTTCTATATCGATCTTGGGGAGAGCAAACAGCTAGAGCGTGTAAATATATTCGGAGGCGTTGGAACGGGTAAATTTCAGCTGGAATTCAGCCAAACCCCGGATACTTGGAGTACTCCGCTGGATGTTAACGAGGACGTGGGTAATGTATTTGTATGGAAAAGCCAACCCCTCAACGTAGCGGCGCGTTACATGAAGCTTACGGTTAATTCACCGGGATTCGCGCTGCATGAAATGGCTTTGTATGCGCAGGGCGGCGGTAGAACGCCGTTGCCGATTACCAGTGTGGTGCCGGATGCCCAAGTCGTATCCAAACAGGGCAGCCCAACCCATCTTTTTGATGAGCAGTCGCTAATTCCTGCCTATTCAGGGTTCATGAACGGGACCTACTTTGATGAAATTTATCATGCCCGTACGGCTTATGAGTATACACATGGAATCGTGCCTTACGAGAATACGCATCCGCCGCTTGGGAAGTTGCTTATTGCTATCGGGATGGAGCTGTTCGGTGTGAATCCGTTCGGTTGGCGCATTATCGGCACGCTTTTTGGAATAGCTATGCTTCCGCTCATCTACATTATGGCTTTGCGCTTGTTTGGAAAGAGTAGATATGCCGTTCTTGCTGCAGGATTATTTGCTCTAGATTTCATGCATTTCACCCAAACGCGTATCTCCACTATAGATGTGTACGGCGTCTTCTTCATCATGCTGATGTTCTATTTCATGCAGCGGTATTTCACTATGAACTTCTATTTGGTTCCACTTAGAAAAACCTTGGTTCCCTTATTCTGGTCCGGATTGTTCTTCGGGATCGGAGTAGCCTCCAAATGGATCGTGCTGTATGGCGGTGCCGGGCTGGCGATTATGCTCGCTCTAGTATTGTTCGAGCGTCATAAGCAGTATCGTGCGGCCAAGAGAGTTTTGGTTGAAGGGAAACTTAGTGATCAGGAACTGAAACATGCCAGCCAGGGGGCTGTCAAAGTCTTTTGGAAGAACACGACTCTTACCTTGCTCAGCTGCATAGTTTTCTTTGTTCTTATTCCTGTCCTTGTATATAGTCTTTCTTTCATCCCTGTTCTGACACCGACAACGGAGGGTTACACGCTTAAAGGCTTAGTTGATGCCCAGAAGAATATGTACAACTACCATAGTCAGCTAGTAGCTACGCATCCTTTTGCATCATCCTGGTGGCAGTGGCCATTTATGAAGAGACCAGTCTGGTTCTACAGCGGTGGCGAAGGTCTTCCTGCGGGTAAAGTAACCAGCATTGTCACTCTGGGTAATCCGCTCATTTGGTGGGTGGGAATCTTTGCAGTGTTGGGTGCCTTATGGCTGTCTATTAAACGTAAAGATAAAAGTTTGTACATGATCTGGATCGCTTTCTTTTCTCAATTTGTACCTTGGATGCTTGTTCCGCGTGAGACTTTTCTTTATCACTACTTTGCTATGGTGCCATTTCTAATTCTTAGTCTTGTTTATATGATGAAGCTTCTTGACGGTAAGCACCCAAAATCCCGTTACATTCGTTATATCTTTATGGGGCTTGCAGTGCTGTTGTTTATCGCATTTTATCCGGTGCTATCGGGTATGGAGGTTAACGGGGATTATGTTAAATATTTTTTACGCTGGTTCCCCACCTGGGTGTTTTAA
- a CDS encoding glycosyltransferase family 2 protein: MKARYSVIIPMFNEEEVIAHTYDRLKKVMDTCGESYELLFVNDGSRDRTVEIMREITNRDKNVKLIDFSRNFGHQVAITAGMDYSEGQAVVVIDADLQDPPEVILEMIEKWKEGYDVVYAKRLKRHGETLFKKVTAKLFYRLLSSMTSVEIPTDTGDFRLIDRKVCDVLRGLKEKNRYVRGLVSWVGFRQTMVEYVREERFAGETKYPLKKMIRFALDGITSFSHKPLKIASYIGFFLSFASFIYLFLVLFQRLFTSWTVPGWASIVGVNLLFNGIVLMLLGVIGEYIGRIYDESKDRPLYIVRETTGYQDDEEISEASLKVQRHVR; encoded by the coding sequence ATGAAAGCTAGATACAGCGTAATTATTCCTATGTTCAACGAGGAAGAAGTTATTGCCCACACGTACGATCGATTAAAAAAAGTAATGGACACCTGCGGGGAGTCCTATGAGCTCTTATTTGTTAATGATGGGAGCCGTGATCGTACAGTAGAAATTATGCGGGAAATCACTAATCGTGATAAGAACGTAAAGCTGATTGATTTCTCCCGTAACTTTGGCCATCAGGTAGCAATAACCGCGGGTATGGATTATTCAGAAGGTCAGGCGGTTGTAGTGATCGATGCAGATCTTCAGGATCCGCCGGAGGTCATTTTAGAGATGATCGAGAAGTGGAAGGAAGGCTACGACGTTGTATATGCGAAGAGATTGAAACGACATGGAGAGACTCTTTTCAAAAAGGTAACGGCTAAGCTCTTCTACAGGCTTCTAAGCAGTATGACGAGTGTGGAGATTCCAACGGACACAGGTGATTTCCGTCTTATTGACCGTAAAGTATGTGATGTACTAAGAGGACTGAAAGAGAAGAATCGATATGTTAGAGGTTTGGTAAGCTGGGTGGGCTTCCGCCAGACTATGGTCGAATACGTACGGGAAGAGCGTTTTGCAGGCGAGACCAAATATCCGTTGAAAAAAATGATCCGCTTTGCATTAGACGGAATAACCTCTTTCTCACATAAGCCGCTCAAAATCGCTTCCTATATTGGCTTCTTTCTTTCCTTTGCCAGCTTTATTTACTTATTTCTTGTATTGTTCCAGAGATTATTCACCTCGTGGACCGTACCCGGCTGGGCTTCTATTGTAGGGGTTAATCTGCTTTTCAATGGTATCGTGCTAATGCTGCTTGGTGTTATCGGTGAATATATCGGTAGGATTTATGATGAGTCCAAAGACAGACCGCTTTATATTGTTCGTGAGACGACAGGATACCAAGATGATGAAGAAATATCTGAGGCAAGTCTGAAGGTACAACGTCATGTCCGATAA